One Melitaea cinxia chromosome 20, ilMelCinx1.1, whole genome shotgun sequence DNA segment encodes these proteins:
- the LOC123663344 gene encoding RNA-binding protein 12: MSVIIRLQNLPWSANALDIRNYFRGLSIPEGGVHIVGGELGDAFIAFSTDEDARQAMMLDGGKIKEIQVKLLLSSRSEMHKVIEAARQSVPLITLAAPSPVATPAPTPTPAPQPTIPVIPTITPFATALSTSSLGFGIPGLGNPQEIPQPAVIEPPTPLLSPPSKSPVEEEKEDERKRIKEKDRRRSRTRSKSRDRDRKDRKRDRRDRSRSRERRRRDRSRSRDRRDRKRDRKDRSRSRDRSPSRRSRDKRNDRKSPLNSQERSLDNDAPPPPPFSGANSNGSQMPIMQSNLMPNGPVGQLDHGSNRFSDPSLAEAYNKLQELGQKRNPQAFQGEQNGGRFQGGRGGNNMARGGGSFRRDGRPSRFDEQQRDCCVAIRNAPNHTSYGDVRRFFPFIIDKHGIKMINDNMGRRTGNIFVRFCDPRSKQLALQRKSNELKGAQVVVEALDDNEYQSAVDSFLPYRQDNDDEDASLVIADGDDTDKTYNVLKLTDLPNFVKEHDIMKAFNEFSLLSIQIIDCRITRTKIAFVQFVKQDDAKIAFERKDNYNYMFGRRQATITPVSNEEFEMAKFAQDKSDLVIKDRPSNDTMQETVVPRDPRQRRQQMDNGPSSGSTPMQGPGPQQFVPNPQFSQNFGGTFQNQQFGAFPGAGKLEPRAVTPNNWSNRMSFPKPPDQGMQAMPSSMSKPQAISVDMEDEPLDCVLMKGLPREATDRTIVTFLADTGAVPARIHLMLDANGLPSGDCFCEFRSAQEARKARTKHGQLLDGCRVTVDLVMRSVVEEALEGPKVEPQPGILGNAPPTFINVPRGGFMARGQFRGRGMFDRGGFDRGGFRGGFDPSRGGFRGRGPWSDRGMRGFDRGRGRGFGRGRGGFDNVPAPTRNDEEQDPALENFGSPGCVVSMENVPFRATVDDIMSFFNEFELTQDDIIRRYNERGQPTGDARVAFRTPFDAQRAIKTRNLNSIFDRRITLTLL, translated from the coding sequence CTTTAATTACTCTCGCTGCACCATCGCCAGTAGCGACACCCGCGCCTACGCCCACTCCAGCGCCACAACCAACTATACCTGTTATACCAACAATTACCCCTTTTGCGACGGCTCTTAGTACCAGCTCACTCGGTTTTGGAATACCAGGGCTGGGTAACCCGCAAGAAATTCCACAACCCGCTGTGATAGAACCCCCAACACCCTTACTCAGTCCGCCATCTAAGTCTCCTGTCGAAGAAGAAAAGGAAGACGAAAGGAAGCGCATTAAGGAAAAGGACAGGCGACGCTCACGAACGCGTTCCAAGTCCAGGGATAGGGATAGAAAGGACCGTAAAAGGGATAGGAGAGACAGGTCCCGTTCGAGGGAGAGGCGGCGAAGGGACAGAAGTCGCAGCCGAGACAGGCGCGACCGTAAAAGAGATCGAAAAGACCGCAGCCGATCACGAGATAGATCACCTTCACGCCGGTCTCGTGACAAACGTAACGATCGGAAATCACCGCTTAACTCTCAAGAACGATCGCTTGATAACGACGCACCACCGCCGCCTCCTTTCAGTGGTGCTAATTCAAATGGCTCCCAAATGCCGATAATGCAATCAAACTTAATGCCTAACGGCCCAGTCGGACAGTTGGACCATGGTTCAAATCGCTTTAGTGATCCTTCTCTTGCAGAGGCTTATAACAAATTGCAAGAGTTGGGGCAGAAAAGGAACCCACAAGCGTTCCAAGGAGAACAGAATGGAGGTCGTTTCCAGGGTGGACGAGGAGGTAACAATATGGCGCGCGGTGGAGGCTCATTTCGTCGCGATGGTCGTCCATCGAGATTTGATGAACAACAGAGAGATTGTTGCGTAGCAATCAGAAATGCTCCAAATCATACAAGCTACGGTGATGTGCGCCGATTCTTTCCATTCATAATCGATAAACATGGTATCAAAATGATAAATGATAACATGGGTCGTCGCACAGGCAATATATTTGTTAGATTTTGCGATCCACGTTCCAAACAACTTGCATTACAGCGTAAGAGCAATGAGTTGAAAGGAGCTCAAGTAGTTGTGGAAGCTTTAGATGACAATGAATATCAATCTGCCGTGGATTCGTTTTTGCCTTATCGCCAAGACAATGACGATGAAGACGCAAGCCTAGTTATAGCTGACGGAGATGATACCGACAAAACTTATAATGTGTTAAAATTAACAGATTTACCTAATTTTGTGAAGGAACACGATATCATGAAAGCGTTCAACGAATTTTCTCTTCTATCGATTCAAATAATTGATTGTCGAATTACTAGAACTAAAATTGCATTTGTTCAATTCGTAAAACAAGATGATGCTAAAATAGCTTTTGAGCGCAAAGATAACTATAACTATATGTTTGGGAGACGACAGGCTACTATAACACCAGTTTCGAATGAAGAATTTGAGATGGCAAAGTTTGCGCAGGATAAATCAGATTTAGTCATCAAAGACAGACCGTCAAATGATACAATGCAAGAAACAGTAGTGCCCAGAGACCCTCGCCAACGACGCCAACAAATGGATAACGGACCCAGTTCAGGCTCTACTCCGATGCAAGGACCGGGCCCGCAACAATTTGTCCCTAACCCTCAGTTTTCTCAAAACTTTGGTGGGACCTTCCAGAATCAGCAATTCGGGGCTTTTCCAGGTGCCGGTAAATTAGAACCGAGAGCGGTCACTCCTAACAACTGGTCTAATCGAATGTCATTCCCGAAACCGCCGGATCAAGGAATGCAGGCGATGCCGAGTTCCATGTCCAAACCTCAAGCGATATCCGTCGATATGGAGGACGAACCACTTGATTGTGTACTCATGAAGGGTTTGCCGCGGGAAGCCACCGACAGGACTATTGTGACCTTCCTAGCCGACACCGGCGCGGTGCCCGCAAGAATACACCTCATGTTAGACGCCAATGGTCTCCCTTCTGGCGATTGCTTCTGCGAATTCAGATCAGCTCAAGAAGCGCGAAAGGCTAGAACTAAACACGGCCAGCTGTTAGATGGATGCCGCGTGACGGTAGATTTAGTCATGCGTAGTGTCGTAGAAGAGGCACTAGAGGGTCCGAAAGTAGAACCTCAACCCGGTATTCTCGGGAACGCTCCCCCGACCTTCATAAACGTGCCTCGCGGAGGTTTCATGGCACGCGGTCAGTTCCGAGGTAGGGGCATGTTTGACAGAGGGGGGTTCGATAGGGGTGGCTTTAGAGGAGGGTTCGATCCGAGTCGTGGGGGATTCAGAGGCCGAGGACCTTGGAGTGACCGCGGGATGCGGGGATTCGATCGCGGGCGGGGGCGGGGCTTCGGAAGAGGTAGGGGCGGCTTCGATAACGTGCCTGCACCGACACGGAATGATGAAGAACAAGATCCCGCATTAGAAAACTTCGGATCTCCTGGATGCGTAGTATCAATGGAGAATGTTCCATTCAGAGCGACGGTCGACGATATTATGTCGTTTTTCAACGAATTCGAACTGACTCAAGACGATATCATCAGGAGGTACAATGAACGTGGGCAGCCTACGGGAGACGCGAGGGTCGCCTTTCGGACGCCCTTTGACGCTCAACGCGCTATTAAAACGCGTAACTTGAACAGTATCTTCGACCGCAGGATCACTCTCACGCTCCTCTAG